In a genomic window of Magnolia sinica isolate HGM2019 chromosome 16, MsV1, whole genome shotgun sequence:
- the LOC131228842 gene encoding pentatricopeptide repeat-containing protein At3g49170, chloroplastic-like produces the protein MAAVSAAAGLLPQYLNQRSKANTHLLFLKPIPPRHFHKHLPASQCLTYNPCIVSISEDAVSINVSASKLTQQVADLRSLCSQERPRDASDLLNEIENKHSPSGFDTFTYNNVLSSLIKQGKLDDAYRMFDKMPERNAISWSSIIAANTRSGNFQQAFHLFDEMMEAGTCPNEFALGSLLKASAGLRDVCIGRQLHGWCLRIGFVSDAGVRTSLITMYSSCGFLDDAALVFREIPLSSLDDVPTWNSMIAAYVFNGCWSECFQLFSDMLWMGLVAPTERTYASMINACGSVRALDHGKTIHGKIVKDGLLNMTTMGNSLITFYSKCWTLDDANKMFKTIPSKNIVSWNAIVAAHEQNDDEKSAIDLFHRLLRLESCAKPNRITFLSVLSAVSSVSGLKHGREIHAQMIKMELEDNTSIANSLITMYSKCGEATKARRVFERLPCRDIVSWNSMLAGFVQNEQLENCLELFTRMPLSGYEPDDHSFTIALGAVSSHPSMSKCWRWGREIHGHVIRQSSHAVVGTSTYNSILTMYAKCNKVADAEKIFKGINKRDSYSWNAMMDGYSINGNYNDVILLFIDMLEQSLQYDHLSFSILLTACGRSASIQLGKQFHASVVKHRYNHCNLQTSSLSINNALVSMYSKCGSISDASSIFVRMARRDVFSWTAMITGCAHHGMGYESLQLFERMIAEGIKPNSVTFLGVLTASAHAGLVNEGIHYFNSMSKSHNVNPSIEHYACMVDLFGRLGQFGIAKTWVEAGISSLKLEQGACLILWKVLLGACHAHKQLDLGVHAAMKILDLEPEDETTHILLSNLYAAFGMWSDAVRVRRWMKDKGLKKQEVGSSWIEVRNRRHVFVAGDVCHPHWKEIYEKLEALDGECRDMGYFPMMEYVLHDVDDLQKEAIIASHSEKLAVSFGLLQSGKGKGIIRVIKNLRVCGDCHNWMKFVSQVEGREIVLRDSRRFHIFKGGMCSCRDYW, from the coding sequence atggcagctGTTTCAGCAGCGGCCGGCCTACTTCCTCAGTACCTCAACCAACGCTCCAAGGCCAATACCCACCTTCTCTTTCTTAAACCCATTCCAcccagacattttcacaaacacctaccTGCATCTCAGTGCCTCACCTACAATCCATGCATCGTTTCCATTTCTGAAGACGCAGTATCGATCAATGTCTCCGCTTCCAAATTAACCCAACAAGTCGCCGATCTTAGAAGCCTCTGCTCGCAAGAACGACCACGAGATGCTTCGGATCTGTTAAACGAGATAGAGAACAAACACTCTCCGTCTGGATTCGATACGTTCACCTACAACAACGTTTTAAGTTCCCTTATAAAGCAAGGGAAATTGGATGACGCATACCgaatgttcgataaaatgcctgaGCGAAACGCTATCTCGTGGTCGTCTATTATTGCAGCAAACACTCGATCTGGGAATTTCCAACAAGCATTCCacctgtttgatgaaatgatggaGGCTGGCACATGCCCCAATGAATTCGCATTGGGGAGCCTTCTCAAGGCAAGTGCTGGTCTGAGAGATGTCTGTATCGGTAGGCAGCTTCATGGGTGGTGCTTACGTATAGGGTTTGTCTCAGATGCTGGTGTGCGGACCTCCCTCATAACCATGTACTCGAGCTGTGGTTTCTTAGACGATGCTGCGTTGGTGTTCAGAGAGATCCCACTTTCTTCTCTAGATGATGTCCCAACATGGAATTCAATGATAGCTGCTTATGTCTTCAATGGGTGCTGGAGCGAatgttttcaattgttttcaGATATGCTCTGGATGGGACTGGTGGCCCCAACAGAGCGCACTTATGCCAGTATGATCAATGCTTGTGGTTCTGTTAGGGCACTTGATCATGGGAAGACAATACATGGAAAGATCGTCAAAGATGGATTGCTCAACATGACGACAATGGGGAATTCTCTCATTACGTTCTACTCCAAGTGCTGGACTTTGGACGATGCAAACAAAATGTTCAAAACAATCCCTTCGAAAAACATAGTATCTTGGAATGCAATTGTGGCTGCACATGAACAGAATGATGATGAAAAAAGTGCCATTGATTTGTTTCATAGACTACTCAGGTTAGAATCTTGTGCAAAACCAAACCGCATAACGTTTCTCAGCGTGCTCAGTGCTGTGTCTTCTGTTTCGGGCTTAAAGCATGGAAGAGAAATCCATGCTCAAATGATCAAAATGGAACTTGAAGACAATACAAGCATTGCCAATTCGCTTATTACAATGTATTCTAAGTGCGGGGAAGCAACGAAAGCAAGGAGGGTTTTTGAGAGGCTACCATGCAGGGACATTGTGAGTTGGAATTCAATGCTTGCGGGTTTTGTGCAGAACGAGCAGTTAGAGAACTGTTTGGAGCTATTTACAAGAATGCCATTGTCAGGATATGAACCGGATGATCATAGCTTTACAATTGCTCTTGGTGCAGTGTCATCACATCCATCCATGTCGAAATGTTGGAGATGGGGTAGGGAGATCCATGGCCATGTAATAAGGCAGTCTTCCCATGCGGTGGTAGGCACTTCAACGTATAATTCTATCCTTACAATGTATGCTAAGTGTAATAAGGTGGCGGATGCCGAGAAGATCTTCAAGGGCATCAACAAGCGAGATTCCTACTCTTGGAATGCAATGATGGATGGGTATTCCATCAATGGTAATTACAATGATGTGATCTTGCTCTTTATAGATATGCTTGAGCAAAGCTTGCAATATGATCATTTGTCTTTTTCGATTCTTCTCACTGCCTGTGGTAGATCGGCTTCAATACAGCTGGGCAAGCAGTTTCATGCTTCTGTCGTAAAACACCGGTATAACCATTGTAATCTTCAAACTTCTTCATTGTCAATCAATAACGCATTGGTGTCCATGTACTCAAAATGTGGTAGCATCAGTGACGCATCGAGCATCTTTGTAAGGATGGCCAGGAGGGATGTGTTTTCATGGACCGCCATGATCACTGGGTGTGCACATCATGGCATGGGTTATGAATCTCTCCAACTCTTTGAGAGGATGATAGCAGAGGGTATCAAGCCAAACTCTGTAACATTTCTGGGGGTGCTTACAGCTTCTGCTCATGCTGGTCTTGTCAATGAAGGGATTCATTATTTCAACTCCATGAGCAAGAGCCACAATGTAAATCCTAGCATCGAGCACTACGCTTGCATGGTTGATCTATTTGGTCGTTTGGGTCAGTTTGGAATCGCTAAAACATGGGTTGAGGCCGGCATTTCTTCCCTCAAACTCGAGCAAGGTGCTTGCTTGATTCTGTGGAAAGTGTTGCTTGGAGCATGCCATGCACATAAGCAACTTGATCTTGGTGTGCACGCCGCAATGAAAATTCTAGACTTGGAACCTGAAGATGAGACTACCCACATACTTCTGTCAAATCTCTATGCTGCCTTTGGCATGTGGAGCGATGCAGTGCGAGTGAGGAGGTGGATGAAAGATAAAGGGTTGAAGAAACAGGAAGTCGGGAGCAGCTGGATCGAGGTCAGGAACAGACGGCATGTTTTTGTGGCGGGAGATGTTTGTCATCCACATTGGAAGGAGATTTATGAGAAGCTGGAGGCATTGGATGGAGAATGTAGAGACATGGGCTATTTCCCCATGATGGAGTATGTTCTTCACGATGTTGATGATTTGCAGAAGGAAGCGATCATTGCTTCTCATAGTGAGAAGTTGGCTGTTTCGTTTGGTCTATTGCAAAGTGGGAAAGGAAAGGGCATCATCAGGGTGATTAAGAACCTTCGAGTGTGTGGGGATTGTCACAACTGGATGAAATTCGTCTCACAAGTAGAAGGGCGAGAGATTGTACTAAGAGATTCACGCCGTTTCCACATTTTCAAAGGTGGGATGTGTTCGTGCCGAGATTATTGGTAA